DNA from Amycolatopsis sp. DSM 110486:
GATGTTGGTGGTCACCGTGAAGCCGTCTACGCCGGCACGTTCCATATCCGTGATCCATCGATGCGTGGCGTTGACAGGAGTGTCGAGCAGGATCGGGACCGCAAGCCGACGCCCGGCATCAACTGCTGCTCGAACGCTGGCGGTGGTCGCAGGACCAATGAGCTGAACGATGTCTGCCCCTGCATGAGCGGCGAGGAGCAGGCTCGTCGAGCAGGGAAAACGCAACGGCCGGTGGCTCGTTGCCCGCGAAGCCGCCTACATCTGTGAAACGTCGCCCGACGATGAACCTCGCCTTGCCCGCGAACGCTTCCGCCGCAGGCGAAATCGCTCCGACGCCGACTTCCTTGATCAGAGGATCGCCAACTTCGATCAGGTCTGCCCCCGCGTTGGCCGCAGCACGAGCGACGGTGACTGCGTCTTCGATGTTGTGCATGTCGAGCGCGATCTGAATGGAACGGCGGGTTGAGATGACCGGTGCGGACTTCTCGGAGGATGGTGCGCAGGGCACGGTGGTCACCTCGCCGTCGTCGGAGTTCGGCGATTTCGTGTGGCGGTTCGCCGCTGTACAGGATTCGGAGTCGGTCCTGTGTCGGCTCTACGTTTCCGGGCGCATTTCGCCAGGTGGCCGATGTATCCATGATGGACAACGCGCAGTCGATCAGTTCTTTGCGCCGGGGAGGTATGCCAAGGCGATCGAGACCCCGCAGCGCGCGGTCGCGCACATGCCAGTTGTTGTCTTCAAGCAGGATCGTCAGGAAGTGGATCGCGGCGTCTCCGGGAGCTCGGGTGACGACGGGAGCGACCGTGGCACGGACCTTGTAGTCGGCGTCGGCGATCAACCGCGACATGACCGTGAGGCCGGTCTCGTCAACGGCGACGGTCTCGTCGGAGAGGGCTTCGGCGAGTGCCGCGCGCACTCGCCAGTCCGGGTGGCTAAGAAATGTCTCGAGCGTCGTGTCGCCGGCGTCGCCGAAAAACAGGTAGAAGTGGCGTGCGAAGAAGGTTGCTTCGCCGCTGTCGGCGAGGTTGGTGCTGTCGAGAAGCGTGTAGGCGTCGACACTGTTGAAGGTTGTTTCGACGAAAGTCCCGATGTCGGGCCAGATTTCTGTGCCAAACCTGCGGAGGAGTGTCAAGAGCCACCGGTAGCTGGTGCGCGCGAGCGCGTTGTGGGTGTTCGGGTTTCTCAACAGGGCCCGACTCAATGCGGGATCCTGACTGGTCGCCGCCCGGTCGGCGCACGCTCGCAGCACTTCGGAAGTCGCGAAGCGAGTGCGCTCTGCTCCCGTCATCATCAACGGGACTGTCGAGACGAGCGACGCCGTAGGGGCGGTCGCCACGAAATCGAGGATCTCTGGCGCGACGGCGTCGAGGCGCTGCAGGACGAGGTCGTAGATACTGCGCGCCGTCCCGGATGTGGCCGCGCGGTCGGCCAGTTCGTTAAGTGCCCTGACCGTGTTCACGGATCGGCCTTGTTCGTGCAGGCGATCAGCAAGACTGGTGCTGAGGAAGAATTCGCACAAGACGTCGTGGGTGAACTCGCGCTTCCCAGAGTGAGTTCGCCTGATCACCGTGGCGGGCATGCGCAGGGGCAGTTCCGGCGCGGTGGTCACGGCGGCGCTGGTGAGGCCGGCGAGGGTTGGCGGAACCTCGTCCTCGCTCTGATGTTGAGCCAAATGGGTGAGCAGGGCGATGCGCTGTTCGACAGCGTCTGTGTCGTTGCCGAGGACGCGGCGAACGCAATGGTCGATGAGGGCGTAGGTACTGAGGTCTCCGCGTGTTGCGTCGGGCGGAGCATCGAGAGCGAGGGTCATGTACAGCGGTGTGCGTATGAGGTGCTGCACTCCGGCGGGGAGTCCACTGAATGGAACATCGGCCGCGCGATCCCAACGGGCCCGGGCTTGAGCGGTGGTCCATGGCTGGATCGTGTGGTAGCCGGCGTGTTCGCCGCCGTGGTTCTCCTTGAACAAGGACGCGTGCAGCAACGGGTGGGCGGTGGTCTCGATCGCCGGGGGGCTGCGGACGGTCAGCACGAAGCGCAGTGCACTGGTCGTGACCTGACGCAGAATTGCGTCGACCTGGCGTCCGATCGCTGCAAAGGCCTCATGGGTGGCGGTGCCGTCGATGACTACCAGGAACGGCCGGGTGAGCTGGGCGCTGTGGGATTCGAGGCTGAGCAGGGCGTCGTCACCGCGGGGGATCGACGTGTACCGCAGGATCTCTGCGGCGACGTCGACGGTGGCGAGCTCCCAGCTGGCCAGGGTGAGCAGCTGGCAGTCGATGGAGGGCCCGAATTGCCGAGCCAAGTACTCGATGAAGGTCGTCTTGCCCGTCCCCGCAGCCCCGGTAACCAGGAACACCCGGGCTGACGAGGTCACGAAGCCTCGGACCGCGTCCTCGATCGGCTCTGGCGGCGCGTACGGCACTGCCGGCGCCAGTCCGTCGCCAGCAGCGTCGAGGAGGACTGCCGTGCGCGTGGCCGACCCTGCGCCGAGGCGGCCGGCCGTGACGTTGCGTTCGCGGTCGAACAGGTCCCGTTGCTCCGGCGAGAGTCTGCCCAGCTCGGTGTTGAGCACATCGATCGTGTCGGTCTGGAGAGCGGAGTCACGGTCGGGCTTTTCCCACGTGACCACCGAACTTTATGAGTATCCGAGCCGCTTGGCGAAATCACGCTGGTTGCGGTTCAGGACGGTACGCAGCAGTTTCACCTCGCGTGGTGTCCAGGTCGGCTGTCGGTTCACTGCGGGTTTGCCTCCGTGAGATGGGCCGATCACGCATCTTCGCCGAATCGCCAGCGTAGCGGGCCGTGTACGCGCGGCTGCTGATCGCGGCTGATCACTCCACGAGCAGCCAGGCCTTCCGGCTCGTCCGTCAACGAGGTGCCGATCCCGGGTCACGCCACCGCGGGCGCGGTACCGATTTCACAATGAGCGGACACCGTTCAACACTGGCCGCACATTCTTCGCACCCGTTGGGTGTCAAGCCTCTCGCCTTCACGCACATTCATGTGCCTTTTGTACGCGTCCGGAATCTGCTGCACAATGGACGAAGACCGGGAAAACAGAAGCCATTGAGAGCGAGCACATGTCCTACCTCCTGCGCATCGACGCGTCCCCGTCGACCGAATCGTCCTTCTCCCGCCTGGTCGCGGACACGTTCGAACAATCCTGGACCGGCGACGTCATACGCCGGGACCTCGCGCTCACCCCGGTCGAGCACCTCGGTCAGGCGGGAATCACCGCTCGCACCACACCGCCGGGCGAACACACCGCCGAGCAGGCTGCCGCGGCCGCGCTGCAGGACGAACTCGTAGAAGAATTCCTCGGTGCGAGCGCATATCTCTTCGCCGTCCCGATGTACAACTACTCGATTCCGTCGGCTTCAAGGCCTGGCTGGACCAGACCATGATCGTCGACCGGACCATCGGGATCGGACCGGATGCGGCACCCTCAGCCGGCCGGCGCGCCGCCATCATCTCCGCCCGCGGCGGGGGCTACAGGCCCGGAGCCCCTCAGCACGGCAAGGATTTCCTCGTCCCCGCCCTGAAAACCATCCTCGGCGACCCCATCCCTCATGGCACTCGACGTGCACGTGATCACACCGGAACTGACCTACGCCCCCACTGTGGACGCGCTCCGCCCACTGCACGCCCTCGCCCGAAATACGCCACCGAAATGGCCACCGGCCAACACGTAGCCTGACCCACCTGTAAATCAAAGAACGGAATTCTGTCATGTACAAGCCCCTCAAGGCGCACGACGCAGCTCTGGTCCTGATCGACCAGCAGATCATCTCCATGACGACGATCAAGACTCAGTCGCCGGAGGTCGCCAGGCACAACACCATTGCCCTGGCGAAAACGGCGTCGGTCCTCGGCATCCCCAGCGTGTGGACCAGCAGCACCGAGGACGAGAACGAGGACTGGTGGATGCCCGGCCTCGAGGAAATCAACCCCGAGGCGTACAAGAACCGCATCAAGCGGACCGGGATCGTCGACTCGTGGAACGATGCGAGGTTCGTTCGGGCGGTGGAGGCGACCGGTCGGCGTACCCTGATCATGGCGGGCACCACCAACGACGGATGCCTCCTCTACACCGCCCTGAACGCGCGGAAAGCCGGCTACGAAGTGCACGCGGTGCTCGACGCAGCCGGATCCCCTTTCCAGTTCTCCGAGGACGCCGCTCGCGTCAGGATGGCGAACGAGGGCGTGATCCTGACCGCCACCAACACCGTGATCGGCGAACTCGCGCTCGACTGGTCCACCAGCACCGGTAGCGCATTGCGTCAGATCCTCGCCGAGACGTTCACCTCCACCTTGGGTGAATTCGGCCTCAAGAAATAAAAAAGCACCTCGCCGATTGATCACGAAAGGAGAAGCTGATGCGGATCGAGATGTGGTCGGACATCATCTGCCCGATCTGCGGGCTCACCCAGAACCGCCTGCACCGGACCGTCGCCGGCTTCGAACACGGCGACCAGGTCGAGGTGGTGCACCGGTCCTTCCAGGTGCACCCCGGCCTGCCGCCGGAAGGCGTGACGCAGACTCAGCTCAGTCTCAACGCCGGCATGACCGTCCCCCAGATGGAGGCGATCCTCCGGCCCATCGAAACCGCGGCGGAAGCCGAGGGGTTCACCCCCTACCGGGCTATCGACCGCACGCTCGGCCCGACAGATCTCACCCACGAACTTCTCGCGTACGCGACGGAAAAGGGCAAGCACCACGAAGCGTGGACCAGGATGTTTCGCGACCACTTCGGGGCAGGACGCCAACTGTGGACGCTTGAGCAGCTGGTGGACTTCGCCGGCGAGATCGATCTGGACCGTGAGGAAGCCAGGGCGGTCCTGAGTTCCCGCCGCTACCGTCGCCAGGTGGAGGCCGAGCAGGCGCGTGGCGAGCAACTCGGCGCCCGCGGTACGCCGTTCACGGTGATCGACGGGAAGTACGGGATTTCCGGCGGAGTCGACGCGTCCACGCTCCTGCGCGCCATGGAGCGGGCCTGGGCGGAGACCCGGCCATCGCTCACCTTCCTCGGGGACGGTGATCACTGCGGTGTCGACGGCGCATGCGCCGTCTGAGGGCGCATCGCCAGGCGAAGCTGAACGATGAGATGGCCGGGGCCACAAAGGCGCCGGCCATCGGCTCAGTGCGGGTGCGGGTGCGGGTGCGGGTGCGGGTGCGGGTGCGGGTGACCGGCAGGACGTTCGGCCAGCAGTTCCGACAAGGCCTCCACAGCACCCGCGTCCACCGTGCCGTTGTCGACCAGCACGTCCTCGAGCGCGGCGAGCCAGTGCCGGTAGTAGCTCCACTCGCCGGACGGCGCGGCCTCCCACGCGGCGATGCGCGCGATCAGCGCGGCCTGGAAGGCCGACCACGGGAACACCGCCGCGTCATGCAGCGCGATGGCAACCCCGAACGCCCGGCTCTCCCAAGGTTCGGTGAACAGCAGCTCACCATTGCTGCGCGGCGGCGCGGCCGGTCCGTCGATGTCCAGCGGCAGAAAGTTCGTGACGGCCGAACAGCGGCCTGTCTTATTCGACACCACCACGGGCCGGAGCCTTCCGATCACGGGTCTCGACTCCGGCGGGGACTGCGGCTTCGGTGCCGACGGCGTCGTGGTTGCCAAGTACTCAGTCAGTGGCGCATCACGGCAAACCCGCATTGTCGTCTCCGGGCTCGACGGTCGAAGCCGCTGGCGTAGCACCTGTCCCTTCGAAGCCCGGATCCGGACCAACGGCGGCGGCCGAAGCTGGCTGGCCTTGCTCGAGGGCGTAGCGGAGGAACCGAGCTTCACCGGCGAACTGCTGCGGACGATACCCGACGTCGCCGACGCCAAATATGACGAAAACGGAGGCTTAGTGGCGATCAGCCCCTCTGGCGCAGTTCGATGGCTAGCCGGACCGCAGTGAACTCCAGTCCAAAATGCCAGTAGCAGCTGACGACGGATGCCCACGGCCGCAGGTCAAAGGCATTGCGCGAACGGCTCTCTACCCCAGCCGTTCCACGATGGAGGCCAAGACCGGGCCGCTCCGGGGAGAGCTGACCGACCTGAACGTCCTGCACGCCGCTCCCCCAACCCGCAACACCGGGCGCTCCGGCGGCGTCTCCTGCTGCGCCGCACCACACACCATCCGACTCTTTCCCTGACGTTCTCAGTGAGGATCAGCGGACGCCGGTCGTGCCAAGTTCTCGACGACAGTCCACTGGCGTGGCCTCACCTCGGCGGTGCTGAACCGGGACAGCTCCTGGCGGCGCTTCCTGATCTGGTCGGCGGGGCAGGACATCTTCGACCAGCCCGCCGCACAGGTCATCGTTGCCGGGATCCGCGCCTACCGCGCCCGGGTCCCGTTCCAGACCTGCCCGCGGGAGGAAGACCTGCGCGCGATCCAGGTGCCCGTAGTGGCGCTGTTCGGCGGCCGCAGCGTCGTCCACGATCCGGCCGCCGCCGCAGCGAACCTCCGCACACTCCTCCCCCATGCCGAGGTCGACCTCCTGCCCGA
Protein-coding regions in this window:
- a CDS encoding nitrile hydratase accessory protein, whose product is MVVSNKTGRCSAVTNFLPLDIDGPAAPPRSNGELLFTEPWESRAFGVAIALHDAAVFPWSAFQAALIARIAAWEAAPSGEWSYYRHWLAALEDVLVDNGTVDAGAVEALSELLAERPAGHPHPHPHPHPHPHPH
- a CDS encoding alpha/beta fold hydrolase, yielding MLNRDSSWRRFLIWSAGQDIFDQPAAQVIVAGIRAYRARVPFQTCPREEDLRAIQVPVVALFGGRSVVHDPAAAAANLRTLLPHAEVDLLPEAGHYLYLRPPDRQRILGVISTARLR
- a CDS encoding NAD(P)H-dependent oxidoreductase, which gives rise to MSYLLRIDASPSTESSFSRLVADTFEQSWTGDVIRRDLALTPVEHLGQAGITARTTPPGEHTAEQAAAAALQDELVEEFLGASAYLFAVPMYNYSIPSASRPGWTRP
- a CDS encoding AAA family ATPase gives rise to the protein MVTWEKPDRDSALQTDTIDVLNTELGRLSPEQRDLFDRERNVTAGRLGAGSATRTAVLLDAAGDGLAPAVPYAPPEPIEDAVRGFVTSSARVFLVTGAAGTGKTTFIEYLARQFGPSIDCQLLTLASWELATVDVAAEILRYTSIPRGDDALLSLESHSAQLTRPFLVVIDGTATHEAFAAIGRQVDAILRQVTTSALRFVLTVRSPPAIETTAHPLLHASLFKENHGGEHAGYHTIQPWTTAQARARWDRAADVPFSGLPAGVQHLIRTPLYMTLALDAPPDATRGDLSTYALIDHCVRRVLGNDTDAVEQRIALLTHLAQHQSEDEVPPTLAGLTSAAVTTAPELPLRMPATVIRRTHSGKREFTHDVLCEFFLSTSLADRLHEQGRSVNTVRALNELADRAATSGTARSIYDLVLQRLDAVAPEILDFVATAPTASLVSTVPLMMTGAERTRFATSEVLRACADRAATSQDPALSRALLRNPNTHNALARTSYRWLLTLLRRFGTEIWPDIGTFVETTFNSVDAYTLLDSTNLADSGEATFFARHFYLFFGDAGDTTLETFLSHPDWRVRAALAEALSDETVAVDETGLTVMSRLIADADYKVRATVAPVVTRAPGDAAIHFLTILLEDNNWHVRDRALRGLDRLGIPPRRKELIDCALSIMDTSATWRNAPGNVEPTQDRLRILYSGEPPHEIAELRRRRGDHRALRTILREVRTGHLNPPFHSDRARHAQHRRRSHRRSCCGQRGGRPDRSWRSSDQGSRRRSDFACGGSVRGQGEVHRRATFHRCRRLRGQRATGRCVFPARRACSSPLMQGQTSFSSLVLRPPPAFEQQLMPGVGLRSRSCSTLLSTPRIDGSRIWNVPA
- a CDS encoding isochorismatase family protein, whose translation is MYKPLKAHDAALVLIDQQIISMTTIKTQSPEVARHNTIALAKTASVLGIPSVWTSSTEDENEDWWMPGLEEINPEAYKNRIKRTGIVDSWNDARFVRAVEATGRRTLIMAGTTNDGCLLYTALNARKAGYEVHAVLDAAGSPFQFSEDAARVRMANEGVILTATNTVIGELALDWSTSTGSALRQILAETFTSTLGEFGLKK
- a CDS encoding DsbA family protein produces the protein MRIEMWSDIICPICGLTQNRLHRTVAGFEHGDQVEVVHRSFQVHPGLPPEGVTQTQLSLNAGMTVPQMEAILRPIETAAEAEGFTPYRAIDRTLGPTDLTHELLAYATEKGKHHEAWTRMFRDHFGAGRQLWTLEQLVDFAGEIDLDREEARAVLSSRRYRRQVEAEQARGEQLGARGTPFTVIDGKYGISGGVDASTLLRAMERAWAETRPSLTFLGDGDHCGVDGACAV